A region from the Buchnera aphidicola (Pemphigus populi) genome encodes:
- the rplA gene encoding 50S ribosomal protein L1: MKKLTKKMILIKNKTDSKKNYHIDESLLLLKKFSTKKFNESIDVSIHLGIDSKKSEQNIRGYTLLPHGIGRIIKVAVFAKSEKHVKEAVSAGADFIGLEDLVEKIKNKVINFDIVIATPETMKIVGKLGTILGPRGLMPNPKLGTVTENIFKTVKNAKIGQIRYRNDKNGIIHASIGKINFLEKSIKENLYALLISLNKAKPSQSKGIYIKKIVLSTTMGAGLKIDQSTLH; encoded by the coding sequence ATGAAAAAATTAACAAAAAAAATGATTCTTATAAAGAATAAGACCGATTCTAAAAAAAATTATCACATTGACGAAAGCCTGCTACTATTAAAAAAATTTTCAACAAAAAAATTTAACGAAAGTATTGATGTATCAATTCACTTAGGTATTGATTCTAAAAAATCAGAACAAAATATTCGTGGTTATACTTTATTACCCCACGGAATTGGACGTATAATCAAAGTTGCTGTTTTTGCTAAAAGTGAAAAACATGTAAAAGAAGCTGTTTCTGCGGGTGCAGATTTTATTGGACTGGAAGATTTAGTAGAAAAAATAAAAAATAAAGTAATTAATTTTGATATTGTGATTGCTACTCCAGAAACTATGAAAATAGTGGGTAAATTAGGTACAATATTAGGACCTCGGGGACTAATGCCTAATCCAAAATTAGGAACAGTAACAGAAAATATTTTTAAAACAGTAAAAAATGCTAAAATAGGACAAATTCGTTATCGTAACGATAAAAATGGAATTATTCATGCTAGTATTGGAAAAATTAATTTTTTAGAAAAAAGTATAAAAGAAAATTTATATGCACTTTTAATTTCTTTAAATAAAGCTAAACCTTCACAATCTAAAGGAATTTATATTAAAAAAATAGTTTTATCTACAACCATGGGAGCTGGATTAAAAATTGATCAATCTACTTTACATTAA
- the rpoC gene encoding DNA-directed RNA polymerase subunit beta', translating into MKDLLNFLKKQTKAEEFDAIKISLSSPDTIRSWSFGEVKKPETINYRTFKPERDGLFCARIFGPVKDYECLCGKYKRLKHRGVICEKCGVEVTQSKVRRERMGHIELASPIAHIWFLKSLPSRIGLLLDMPLRDIERVLYFESYVIVDEGMTNLEKKQILTEEQYLDALEEFGDDFDAKMGAEAIQTLLKNINLKEECEILRNELQNSHSETKRKKLTKRIKLIESFIQSNNKPEWMILNVLPILPPDLRPLVPLDGGRFATSDLNDLYRRVINRNNRLKRLLDLSAPDIIVRNEKRMLQEAIDALLDNGRRGRAIIGSNKRPLKSLADMIKGKQGRFRQNLLGKRVDYSGRSVITVGPYLRLHQCGLPKKMALELFKPFIYGKLEVNGLATTIKAAKKMVEKEESIVWDILDEVIREHPVLLNRAPTLHRLGIQAFEPILIEGKAIQLHPLVCAAYNADFDGDQMAVHVPLTLEAQLEARALMMSTNNILSPANGEPIIVPSQDVVLGLYYMTRSKINGKGEGMILSGPKEAERLYRSDIAELHTMVKIRIAEYEKKEEKIILKKNEIIDTTIGRAILWMIVPKGLPFSMVNRTLGKKRISTMINTCYRILGLKPTVNFADQIMYTGFAYAARSGASVGIDDMVIPCEKADIITEAETEVSEIQEQFQSGLVTAGERYNKVIDIWAAANERVAKAMMANLSMDSIINKNGKIEKQISFNSIFMMADSGARGSAAQIRQLAGMRGLMAKPDGSIIETPITANFREGLNVLQYFISTHGARKGLADTALKTANSGYLTRRLVDVAQDLVVTEDDCLTHEGIIMTPVIEGGEVKEPLRERVLGRLTAENILQSYSADILVPRNTLLNEKWCDILEINSIDSIKVRSVVNCDTDFGICAYCYGRDLARGHLVNKGEAIGVIAAQSIGEPGTQLTMRTFHIGGAASRAAATSSIQVKNKGKINLNNSKSVINSEGKIIITSRNVELKMIDALGRTQESYKIPYGAIMIKGHGETVNSGETIAKWDPHTIPVITEVNGYVKFIDMIDGQSITRQTDELTGLTSIVILDTAERTSIAKDLRPALKIIDSFNQDVLLPGTDMPAQYFLPGRSIIQLDNGIKISSGDTLARIPQESVVTKDITGGLPRVADLFEARRPKELAILAEISGFISFGKETKGKRRLIITPIDGSEIYEEMIPKWRQLNVFEGERVERGDVISDGPESPHDILRLRGIQAVTRYIVNEVQEVYRLQGVKINDKHIEVIIRQMLRKATIIKSGQSEFLDGEQVEFYRIKISNRNLEKKNKIPATFSRDLLGITKASLATESFISAASFQETTRVLTESAVAGKKDELRGLKENVIVGRLIPAGTGYAYHKNRLNHRHHRLSSSITKKSDTTLSGISPEEAAASLSELLNSTLMKNKNK; encoded by the coding sequence GTGAAAGACTTGCTTAATTTTCTAAAGAAACAAACTAAAGCTGAAGAATTCGATGCAATTAAAATATCATTATCTTCACCAGATACCATCCGTTCATGGTCTTTTGGGGAAGTTAAAAAACCAGAAACAATTAATTATCGTACATTTAAACCTGAACGTGATGGTTTATTTTGTGCACGAATTTTTGGTCCAGTAAAAGATTATGAATGTTTATGTGGTAAATATAAACGTTTAAAACACCGCGGTGTCATTTGTGAAAAATGTGGAGTCGAAGTAACTCAAAGTAAAGTACGTCGTGAAAGAATGGGACATATTGAACTAGCCTCTCCTATAGCACATATTTGGTTTTTAAAATCCTTGCCATCACGCATTGGTTTATTATTAGACATGCCTCTTAGAGATATAGAAAGAGTTCTCTACTTTGAATCTTATGTGATTGTTGATGAAGGTATGACAAATTTAGAAAAAAAACAAATTTTAACAGAAGAACAATATTTGGATGCATTAGAAGAATTTGGAGATGATTTTGATGCAAAAATGGGAGCTGAAGCTATCCAAACACTTTTAAAAAACATAAATTTAAAAGAAGAATGCGAAATCCTAAGAAATGAGCTACAAAATAGTCATTCTGAAACCAAAAGAAAGAAATTAACTAAACGTATTAAATTAATAGAATCATTTATACAATCAAATAATAAACCAGAATGGATGATTCTCAATGTTCTACCAATCTTACCACCTGATTTAAGACCTCTAGTCCCTTTAGATGGAGGAAGATTTGCAACATCTGATTTAAATGATTTATATCGACGAGTAATCAACAGAAATAATCGATTAAAAAGATTATTAGACCTATCTGCTCCAGATATTATAGTAAGAAATGAAAAACGTATGTTACAAGAAGCTATAGATGCTCTATTAGATAATGGTCGTCGAGGTCGCGCTATCATAGGATCTAATAAACGTCCCCTTAAATCATTAGCAGATATGATTAAAGGTAAACAAGGTCGATTTCGTCAAAACTTACTGGGTAAAAGGGTTGATTATTCCGGACGTTCAGTAATTACCGTTGGTCCTTATCTAAGATTACACCAATGTGGATTACCAAAAAAAATGGCATTAGAATTATTTAAACCATTTATATATGGAAAATTAGAAGTAAATGGTTTAGCAACAACAATTAAAGCTGCAAAAAAAATGGTAGAAAAAGAGGAATCTATAGTTTGGGATATATTGGATGAGGTTATTCGTGAGCATCCTGTTTTACTAAATCGTGCACCTACACTACATAGATTGGGTATACAAGCATTTGAACCAATTTTAATTGAAGGAAAGGCCATACAATTACATCCTTTAGTTTGTGCAGCCTACAATGCAGATTTTGATGGTGATCAAATGGCAGTTCATGTTCCTCTAACTCTTGAAGCTCAATTGGAAGCACGTGCTTTAATGATGTCTACCAATAACATTTTATCTCCAGCGAATGGAGAACCAATTATTGTTCCTTCACAAGATGTTGTTTTAGGCTTATATTACATGACTCGTTCCAAAATCAATGGGAAGGGTGAAGGAATGATTTTAAGCGGTCCAAAAGAAGCAGAACGTCTCTATCGTTCAGATATTGCTGAATTGCACACAATGGTTAAAATTAGAATTGCTGAATATGAAAAAAAAGAAGAAAAAATTATTTTAAAAAAAAATGAAATTATTGATACCACAATAGGTAGAGCGATTTTATGGATGATTGTTCCAAAAGGTTTACCTTTCTCTATGGTTAATCGAACTTTAGGAAAAAAAAGAATATCTACAATGATTAATACTTGTTATCGTATTCTGGGATTAAAGCCTACCGTTAATTTTGCTGATCAAATCATGTATACGGGATTTGCTTACGCTGCCCGTTCCGGAGCCTCTGTCGGCATAGATGATATGGTTATACCCTGTGAAAAAGCAGATATTATTACAGAAGCTGAAACTGAAGTTTCAGAAATTCAAGAACAATTTCAATCTGGATTAGTGACAGCAGGTGAAAGATATAACAAAGTTATTGATATTTGGGCAGCTGCTAACGAACGTGTTGCAAAAGCTATGATGGCCAATCTTTCCATGGATTCTATTATTAATAAAAATGGAAAAATTGAAAAACAAATATCTTTTAATAGTATTTTTATGATGGCAGACTCAGGAGCACGTGGTTCTGCTGCTCAAATCAGACAATTAGCTGGAATGAGAGGTTTAATGGCAAAACCAGATGGTTCTATCATTGAAACTCCTATTACAGCTAACTTTCGTGAAGGCTTAAACGTACTGCAATATTTTATTTCTACCCATGGTGCGAGAAAAGGATTAGCAGATACTGCTTTAAAAACTGCTAATTCTGGATATTTAACTCGTCGTTTAGTAGATGTAGCTCAAGATTTAGTAGTTACTGAAGATGACTGTTTGACTCATGAAGGAATTATAATGACACCAGTAATTGAAGGTGGGGAAGTTAAAGAACCTTTAAGAGAAAGAGTATTAGGACGACTTACAGCTGAAAATATTTTACAATCATATTCAGCAGATATTTTAGTTCCTCGTAATACATTACTAAATGAAAAATGGTGCGATATATTAGAAATAAATTCCATAGATAGCATCAAAGTTAGATCAGTAGTAAATTGTGATACTGATTTTGGAATTTGTGCCTACTGTTATGGTCGTGATTTAGCACGTGGTCATTTGGTTAATAAAGGAGAAGCTATTGGTGTTATTGCTGCGCAATCAATAGGAGAACCAGGAACTCAATTAACAATGCGAACTTTTCATATTGGAGGAGCCGCATCAAGAGCAGCTGCTACATCTAGTATCCAAGTTAAAAATAAAGGGAAAATTAATCTTAATAATTCTAAATCAGTAATTAATTCAGAAGGTAAAATTATTATTACTTCACGTAATGTTGAATTGAAAATGATAGATGCATTAGGAAGAACACAAGAAAGTTATAAAATTCCATACGGTGCTATTATGATTAAAGGACATGGAGAAACTGTTAATTCAGGTGAAACTATAGCTAAATGGGATCCGCACACTATACCTGTGATAACCGAAGTAAATGGTTATGTTAAATTTATTGATATGATAGATGGACAAAGCATCACTCGACAAACAGATGAATTAACAGGATTAACTTCTATAGTAATATTAGATACAGCTGAACGCACTTCTATAGCAAAAGATCTTCGTCCTGCATTAAAAATAATCGATTCATTTAACCAAGATGTACTCCTACCAGGTACTGATATGCCGGCACAATATTTTCTTCCTGGTAGGAGTATTATTCAATTAGATAATGGCATTAAAATTAGTTCAGGAGATACATTAGCTAGAATTCCACAGGAATCAGTCGTCACCAAAGATATTACTGGTGGATTACCTAGAGTAGCTGATTTATTTGAAGCTCGACGACCTAAAGAATTGGCTATACTAGCAGAAATTAGCGGTTTTATATCTTTTGGGAAAGAAACGAAAGGAAAAAGACGTTTAATCATTACTCCCATTGATGGTAGTGAAATATATGAAGAAATGATTCCTAAATGGAGGCAGCTAAATGTTTTTGAAGGAGAACGTGTAGAACGAGGAGATGTTATATCTGATGGTCCGGAATCTCCACATGATATTCTTAGGTTAAGAGGAATACAAGCTGTAACAAGATATATTGTTAATGAAGTACAAGAAGTTTATCGGCTTCAAGGGGTAAAAATAAATGATAAACATATTGAGGTTATTATTCGCCAAATGTTACGTAAAGCCACAATTATCAAATCAGGACAATCAGAATTTTTAGATGGAGAGCAAGTAGAATTTTATCGCATAAAAATATCAAATCGTAATTTAGAGAAAAAAAATAAAATTCCAGCAACTTTTTCCAGAGATTTATTGGGAATTACAAAAGCATCTCTTGCTACAGAATCATTCATATCCGCTGCATCCTTTCAAGAAACTACTCGAGTTCTAACAGAGTCAGCAGTTGCAGGAAAAAAAGATGAATTAAGAGGTTTAAAAGAAAACGTCATTGTTGGTAGACTCATACCTGCTGGTACAGGATATGCATACCATAAAAATCGATTGAATCATCGTCATCATCGATTATCCTCATCAATAACTAAAAAATCCGATACCACTTTATCTGGAATCAGTCCCGAAGAGGCTGCTGCAAGTTTATCTGAATTGCTAAATTCAACTCTCATGAAAAACAAAAATAAATAA
- the nusG gene encoding transcription termination/antitermination protein NusG: MYDTQKKRWYVLQAFSGFENRIAESIREHVKLNNMEKFFGDIMVPSEEVIEIRGGQRKKSEHKFFPGYVLIQMTMNEMSWHLVRSVPRVMGFVGGTSDRPAPISDKEVDTIITRLRQIGDKPRPKTLFEPGEMIRVNNGPFSDFNGVVEEVDYEKNRLKVSVSIFGRATPVELDFAQVEKN; the protein is encoded by the coding sequence ATGTATGATACTCAAAAAAAACGCTGGTATGTACTGCAAGCATTTTCTGGTTTTGAAAATAGAATAGCAGAATCAATACGAGAACATGTTAAATTAAATAATATGGAAAAATTTTTTGGAGATATTATGGTGCCCAGTGAAGAAGTAATAGAAATCCGAGGTGGACAACGTAAAAAAAGCGAACATAAATTTTTCCCAGGATATGTATTGATACAAATGACTATGAATGAAATGAGTTGGCATTTAGTTCGCAGCGTTCCGCGAGTAATGGGTTTTGTTGGAGGTACATCCGATCGTCCTGCTCCAATTAGTGATAAAGAAGTAGATACTATCATTACTAGATTAAGACAAATTGGTGATAAACCTAGACCAAAAACATTATTTGAACCAGGTGAAATGATAAGGGTAAATAACGGTCCATTTTCAGATTTTAATGGTGTAGTAGAAGAAGTTGATTATGAAAAAAACAGATTAAAAGTCTCTGTATCTATATTTGGAAGAGCTACTCCTGTCGAATTAGATTTTGCACAAGTAGAAAAAAATTAA
- the rplK gene encoding 50S ribosomal protein L11, with the protein MAKKIQSYVKLQVSAGMANPSPPVGPALGQKGVNIMEFCKAFNLKTENIEKGLPIPVIVTVYTDRSFSFITKTPPASILLKKIAGIKSGSGKPNQEKIGKITKKQILEIALMKKIDMTGSNLEKMAKSIEGTAYSMGLIVEE; encoded by the coding sequence ATGGCTAAAAAAATACAAAGCTACGTTAAATTACAAGTTTCAGCAGGTATGGCTAATCCCAGTCCTCCCGTAGGTCCTGCATTAGGACAAAAAGGAGTGAACATTATGGAATTTTGTAAAGCTTTTAATTTAAAAACAGAAAACATAGAAAAAGGATTACCAATACCGGTGATTGTTACAGTATACACTGATCGTTCTTTTTCTTTTATTACAAAAACCCCACCAGCTTCTATTTTACTAAAAAAAATAGCAGGTATCAAATCTGGTTCAGGTAAACCTAATCAAGAAAAAATTGGAAAAATAACAAAAAAACAAATTTTAGAAATAGCCTTAATGAAAAAAATAGATATGACTGGTTCTAATCTTGAAAAAATGGCTAAATCAATAGAAGGAACAGCTTATTCTATGGGTTTAATAGTAGAGGAATAA
- the rpoB gene encoding DNA-directed RNA polymerase subunit beta: MVYSYTEKKRIRKDFGKQPQILDIPYLLSIQLDSFKKFIKRDSTGQYGLEAAFCSIFPIRSYSGNAELQYISYQLGQSIFNVKECQIRGATYSAPLRVKLRLIIYERESLEATVKDIKEQEVYMGEIPLMTDNGTFIINGTERVIVSQLHRSPGVFFDSDKGKTHSSGKVLYNARVIPYRGSWLDFEFDPKDNLFVRIDRRRKLPVTILLRALDYSTEDIINLFFKKNIYKFIEKKIEMILVPERLRGETASFDIKLCNTIYVKKGRRITAHHIRQLKKNNINKIEVPIEYIINKIIARNYLDQKTNQPIALCNTVISLEILEKIIKNGYNKIETIFTNDLDHGPYISETLRIDPTHDKLSALVEIYRMMRPGEPPTREAAENLFENLFFSEDRYDLSSVGRMKFNRSLLRKEIIGPGTLSKSDIVDVIKKLIDIRNGKGTIDDIDHLGNRRIRSVGEMAENQFRIGLVRVERAVKERLSLGDLDTIMPQDMINAKPISSAVKEFFGSSQLSQFMDQNNPLSEITHKRRISALGVGGLTRERAGFEVRDVHPTHYGRVCPIETPEGPNIGLINSLSVYARTNKYGFLETPYRKVKNSLVTNEIQYLSAIEEGNYIIAQANTNLDSASIFINDLVTCRYKGESSLFHPKQVDYMDVSTQQIVSVGASLIPFLEHDDANRALMGANMQRQAVPTLRSEKPLVGTGMERAVAVDSGVTVVAKRSGTVQYVDASRIVIKVHEKAMNIGESGIDIYNLNKYTRSNQNTCINQIPCIHLREKVESGDVLADGPSTDLGELALGQNMRVAFMPWNGYNFEDSILISEKVVQKDQFTTIHIQELACISRDTKLGIEEITSDIPNVGEAALSKLDESGIVYIGAEVTGGDILVGKVTPKGETQLTPEEKLLRAIFGEKASDVKDSSLRVPNGVSGTVIDLQIFTRDGVEKDKRTLEIEDMQLKKIKKDLTEEFKIFESGLFIRIQNNFTDSGIPISELSKIPKEEWLTIKLHTNKNKKVLEKLIEQYNTLKKEFEKKLEENRKKITQGDDLAPGVLKIVKVYLAVKRHIQPGDKMAGRHGNKGVISKINPIEDMPYDQHGIPVDIVLNPLGVPSRMNIGQILETHLGLASKGLGDKINAMLNKKEKIENLRKFIQKAFNIGENIRQKIDFNTFSDKEILILAKNFRKGIPIATPVFDGAKENEIKTLLELANLPSSGQITLFDGRTGEKFERPVTVGYMYMLKLNHLVDDKMHARSTGSYSLVTQQPLGGKAQFGGQRFGEMEVWALEAYGASYTLQEMLTVKSDDVTGRTKMYKNIVDGNHKMEPGMPESFNVLLKEIRSLGINIELENE, translated from the coding sequence ATGGTTTACTCTTATACCGAAAAAAAAAGAATTCGCAAAGATTTTGGGAAACAACCACAAATTTTAGATATACCATATCTGCTTTCTATCCAACTTGACTCATTTAAAAAATTCATTAAACGAGATTCAACAGGTCAATATGGATTGGAAGCTGCTTTTTGTTCTATATTTCCTATCCGTAGCTATAGCGGTAATGCTGAACTGCAATACATTAGTTATCAATTAGGTCAATCTATTTTTAATGTAAAAGAATGTCAAATTCGAGGAGCCACCTATTCTGCTCCATTACGAGTAAAACTACGTTTGATTATTTATGAAAGAGAATCTTTAGAAGCTACTGTAAAGGATATTAAAGAACAAGAAGTATATATGGGTGAAATTCCTCTTATGACTGATAATGGTACATTTATTATTAATGGTACTGAAAGAGTAATTGTTTCACAATTACATCGCAGTCCAGGTGTATTTTTTGATAGTGATAAAGGGAAAACTCATTCTTCAGGAAAAGTTTTATATAACGCTCGAGTTATACCTTACCGAGGATCTTGGTTAGATTTTGAATTTGATCCAAAAGATAATTTATTCGTTCGCATTGATCGTAGAAGAAAATTACCTGTTACCATTCTTTTACGTGCTCTAGATTATTCGACAGAAGATATTATTAATTTATTTTTTAAAAAAAATATTTATAAATTTATTGAAAAAAAAATAGAAATGATACTTGTACCTGAAAGACTACGCGGTGAAACAGCTTCCTTTGACATAAAATTATGTAACACTATTTATGTAAAAAAAGGACGACGTATTACTGCTCACCATATACGACAACTAAAAAAAAATAATATCAATAAAATTGAAGTCCCTATCGAATATATCATTAACAAAATTATTGCTAGAAATTATTTAGATCAAAAAACCAATCAACCAATTGCTTTATGTAATACAGTAATTTCTCTTGAAATTTTAGAAAAAATAATAAAAAACGGATATAATAAAATAGAAACTATTTTTACCAATGATTTAGACCATGGTCCCTATATTTCAGAAACGTTAAGAATCGATCCAACTCATGATAAATTAAGTGCATTAGTAGAAATTTATAGAATGATGCGACCAGGTGAACCACCTACGAGAGAAGCAGCAGAAAATCTCTTTGAAAATTTATTTTTTTCTGAAGATAGATATGATCTTTCATCTGTAGGAAGAATGAAATTTAATCGTTCTCTATTACGTAAAGAAATAATAGGACCTGGTACACTAAGTAAGTCGGATATCGTAGATGTTATTAAAAAATTAATAGATATACGAAACGGAAAAGGAACAATAGATGATATAGATCATTTAGGAAATCGTCGCATTAGATCTGTTGGAGAAATGGCAGAAAATCAATTTCGCATAGGTTTAGTTCGTGTAGAAAGAGCAGTAAAAGAAAGATTATCATTAGGTGATCTCGATACGATTATGCCACAAGATATGATAAATGCTAAACCGATTTCTTCTGCTGTAAAAGAATTTTTTGGATCAAGTCAATTATCTCAATTTATGGATCAAAATAACCCTCTATCTGAAATTACACACAAACGTAGGATATCTGCACTAGGTGTAGGCGGTCTAACTAGAGAACGCGCTGGATTTGAGGTAAGAGATGTGCATCCAACTCATTATGGCCGAGTGTGTCCCATTGAGACACCAGAAGGTCCTAATATAGGATTGATTAATTCATTATCTGTTTACGCACGTACTAATAAATACGGTTTTTTAGAAACCCCTTATAGAAAAGTAAAAAACAGCTTAGTAACTAATGAAATACAATATTTATCTGCCATTGAAGAAGGTAATTATATTATTGCACAAGCTAATACTAATCTTGATTCTGCAAGTATTTTTATTAATGATTTAGTTACTTGTCGTTATAAAGGGGAATCTAGTTTATTCCATCCTAAACAAGTAGATTATATGGATGTATCCACCCAACAAATTGTTTCTGTTGGTGCTTCTTTAATTCCTTTTTTAGAACACGACGATGCTAATCGTGCTTTAATGGGTGCCAACATGCAACGACAAGCGGTGCCAACCTTACGATCAGAAAAACCTTTAGTAGGAACCGGAATGGAAAGGGCTGTTGCTGTAGATTCTGGAGTTACAGTGGTAGCCAAAAGAAGCGGAACAGTACAATATGTAGATGCATCCCGAATCGTCATAAAAGTTCATGAAAAAGCAATGAATATAGGTGAATCTGGTATTGATATATATAATTTAAATAAATATACACGTTCTAATCAAAACACCTGCATCAATCAAATTCCTTGTATCCATTTAAGAGAAAAAGTGGAATCAGGAGATGTTTTAGCAGATGGCCCATCCACTGATTTAGGTGAACTAGCTTTAGGCCAGAACATGCGTGTAGCTTTTATGCCTTGGAATGGTTATAACTTTGAAGATTCCATACTTATTTCAGAAAAAGTTGTACAAAAAGATCAATTTACAACAATTCATATTCAAGAATTAGCATGTATTTCCCGTGATACTAAATTAGGAATTGAAGAAATTACATCAGACATACCTAATGTAGGAGAAGCGGCTTTATCTAAATTAGATGAATCAGGAATTGTATATATTGGAGCTGAAGTCACAGGAGGAGATATACTTGTAGGAAAGGTGACACCAAAGGGAGAAACTCAATTAACACCAGAAGAAAAACTATTACGTGCTATTTTTGGAGAAAAAGCTTCCGATGTTAAAGATTCTTCTTTACGTGTACCTAATGGTGTGTCGGGTACAGTAATTGATTTACAGATTTTTACACGAGATGGGGTAGAAAAAGATAAACGCACTTTAGAAATTGAAGATATGCAATTAAAAAAAATTAAAAAAGATTTAACAGAAGAATTTAAAATATTTGAATCCGGTCTTTTTATTCGCATTCAAAATAATTTCACTGATTCTGGTATTCCTATATCGGAACTCTCTAAAATACCTAAAGAAGAATGGTTAACAATAAAATTACATACTAATAAAAATAAAAAAGTATTAGAAAAGCTAATTGAACAATATAATACATTAAAAAAGGAATTTGAAAAAAAATTAGAAGAAAATCGAAAAAAAATTACTCAAGGCGATGACTTAGCTCCAGGTGTTTTAAAGATAGTAAAAGTATATTTAGCTGTAAAAAGACATATTCAACCTGGTGATAAAATGGCGGGACGTCATGGAAATAAAGGAGTTATTTCTAAAATTAATCCAATAGAAGATATGCCCTATGACCAACATGGAATACCAGTAGATATTGTTCTTAATCCATTAGGTGTACCATCTAGAATGAATATTGGACAAATTCTAGAAACTCATCTAGGTCTAGCTTCAAAAGGATTAGGTGATAAAATTAATGCTATGCTGAATAAAAAAGAAAAGATTGAAAATTTACGAAAATTTATACAAAAAGCATTCAATATAGGTGAAAATATTCGTCAAAAAATAGATTTTAATACATTCTCTGATAAAGAAATATTAATTTTAGCAAAAAACTTTAGGAAAGGCATTCCTATTGCTACCCCTGTATTTGATGGAGCTAAAGAAAACGAAATTAAAACACTATTAGAATTAGCAAATCTTCCTTCTTCTGGTCAAATTACACTTTTTGATGGACGCACTGGAGAAAAATTTGAACGACCAGTAACTGTTGGATATATGTACATGTTAAAACTAAATCATTTAGTAGATGATAAAATGCATGCTAGATCAACAGGATCTTATAGTCTAGTCACACAACAACCATTAGGTGGTAAAGCCCAATTTGGTGGACAACGTTTTGGAGAAATGGAAGTTTGGGCATTGGAAGCATATGGAGCTTCCTATACTTTACAAGAAATGCTTACTGTAAAATCTGATGATGTTACCGGAAGAACAAAAATGTATAAAAATATTGTAGATGGAAATCATAAAATGGAACCTGGAATGCCAGAATCATTTAATGTCTTGTTAAAAGAAATTAGATCATTAGGTATTAATATTGAACTCGAAAATGAATAA
- the rplL gene encoding 50S ribosomal protein L7/L12 produces the protein MSINKEQILEAIAEMSVKNVIELVSAMEEKFGVAAASINSNTITKQDVESAEEKTEFNVFLKNIGKNKVSVIKAVRSTTGLGLKEAKDLVESAPTLVKENINKDEATSLKKILEDAGAEVEIK, from the coding sequence ATGTCTATCAATAAAGAACAAATTCTAGAAGCTATAGCAGAAATGTCAGTAAAAAATGTTATTGAACTGGTATCCGCTATGGAAGAAAAATTTGGTGTTGCAGCTGCTTCGATAAATTCCAATACCATAACAAAACAAGATGTTGAATCTGCTGAAGAAAAAACAGAATTTAACGTGTTTTTAAAAAATATAGGTAAAAATAAAGTTTCAGTTATTAAAGCTGTACGTAGTACCACCGGATTAGGACTAAAAGAAGCTAAAGATTTAGTTGAATCTGCACCAACTCTTGTAAAAGAAAATATTAATAAAGATGAAGCGACATCCTTGAAAAAAATATTAGAAGATGCTGGTGCTGAAGTGGAAATTAAATAG
- the rplJ gene encoding 50S ribosomal protein L10 has protein sequence MPLSLHNKKEIVSKIHHIANIALSIVIADSRGVTTNNITELRKLSRNIGVTISIVRNTLLNLAIQGTSFECLKNKFKGPTLVAYSLKHPGSGARLFKDFSKKNKNFKITGGVFEEKILSTLQVHHLADMPTYNEAIIIFISLIKEAAVGKLIRTVFAISNKKEKTLS, from the coding sequence ATGCCATTAAGTCTGCATAATAAAAAAGAAATTGTTTCTAAAATTCATCATATAGCCAATATTGCTTTGTCTATTGTAATAGCAGATTCTCGGGGTGTAACAACAAATAATATCACTGAACTTAGAAAATTAAGCCGAAATATTGGAGTAACAATCAGTATTGTACGAAACACCTTATTAAACTTAGCTATTCAAGGAACATCCTTCGAATGTCTTAAAAACAAATTTAAAGGTCCTACTTTGGTTGCATATTCTCTTAAACATCCAGGTAGTGGCGCTAGATTATTTAAAGATTTTTCAAAAAAAAATAAAAACTTCAAAATTACTGGTGGTGTTTTTGAAGAAAAAATATTATCTACATTACAAGTGCACCACCTTGCAGATATGCCAACTTATAATGAGGCTATAATTATTTTTATATCCTTAATAAAAGAAGCTGCTGTAGGAAAACTTATTCGTACCGTATTTGCTATATCTAATAAAAAAGAAAAAACATTAAGCTAA